A genomic stretch from uncultured Cohaesibacter sp. includes:
- a CDS encoding GntR family transcriptional regulator, with protein sequence MSLLDGLEQKEIDLRLPVAPQIHGVLRQQIIRNQLTPGCRMSEAEWASAFAVSRQPVREAFIKLANDGLLDILPNRGSFVKKISPDAVMDARFVREAIEADIVRLVAETHDEAVDRELASQIEHQKRAVETDDPDAFIALDELFHQTLAEVAHKMGAWSVVQSQKAQMDRVRYLSLVEHNTATLLEQHNAIVAAIAVHDAAAAEAAMRSHLRRILKDLPQIAQEKPELFEPGDG encoded by the coding sequence ATGTCGCTGCTTGATGGGTTGGAGCAAAAAGAAATTGATCTGCGTTTGCCCGTGGCACCGCAGATCCACGGGGTTTTGCGCCAACAGATCATCCGTAACCAACTGACACCGGGATGCCGCATGTCGGAGGCCGAATGGGCCTCTGCCTTTGCTGTTTCGCGTCAACCGGTACGGGAGGCGTTCATCAAGCTGGCCAATGACGGTCTGCTCGATATCCTGCCCAACCGGGGTAGCTTTGTGAAAAAGATCTCCCCTGACGCCGTAATGGATGCGCGCTTTGTGCGTGAGGCAATCGAAGCGGACATTGTGCGCCTTGTCGCCGAAACCCATGACGAGGCAGTGGATCGCGAACTGGCCAGTCAGATCGAGCATCAGAAACGAGCCGTCGAGACGGACGATCCGGATGCCTTCATCGCGCTGGATGAATTGTTCCATCAGACATTGGCCGAGGTGGCCCATAAAATGGGTGCCTGGTCCGTTGTGCAAAGCCAGAAGGCTCAGATGGACCGTGTGCGCTATCTCTCCCTTGTTGAACACAACACCGCGACATTGCTCGAGCAGCATAATGCCATCGTTGCTGCGATTGCTGTCCATGATGCCGCAGCGGCTGAGGCTGCCATGCGGTCCCACTTGCGACGCATCCTGAAGGATCTGCCGCAAATAGCTCAAGAAAAACCTG